The genomic region TAACTCacccttttacttgtttcaaacatttatgagtttcttttttctgttaaacacaaaagaagatactttgaataatgttaacctgtaaccattgacttccatagtatgttttccctactacactctcagaaatacaggtatcaatatggaccctttataTGGACAGGTAtggctgtcactggggtggtaccttttcaaaaggtacacatttgtacttaaagggtctatattggtgcctcaaaagtatatattagtacctaaaaattttaagaggaacacttttgtactatttaggaactaatatgcacctttgaggtattaatatggaccattTAGGTAAACATTTGTGCATTTTAAAAAAGGTACCATCCCAGTGACAGCtaggtacctttatttctgagagtttatggaagtcaatggttacaggtttccaacatatttctaaatatcttattttcattTCAACAAAAGAATGAAACACTTAAAGGTTAAGAATCATTTGTCAGGCAGTAAAGAGagagttaattttcatttttgggtgaactacccctttaagcttCCATACAAGATGGGACAGTGATTCATGGGAGTTTACaaataacaaacacaaacaaaaatcttAAGTGTATTTGGTCATTTGTGACATTTTGACCCAGTAAAACTACTGATTGGCTGCTTCACAAGCATCGATCCAATCGCTGTACACGTCCACCGGCTCTGAGAGATCTGGCAGACAAgttaaggacaaaaaaaaaaaacattaacattatacaacATGCAGCAAAATGGAGTACTCAAAATGTCTGTCTTTTTGGAAGGATACAGGTTATTGGTGTCTGGAATTCTTCTAGACACACAGTACATGATATTATCCCGGTATTTCGACTCCGTTCCCTGGAATAAAGTGCATTGTTTTAGCATTAgttattgctttattaaatgcTAAATATACAACAATGACCTggtaaaaatcatacattttaacGTCACATGATTTCTCGTGGTTACAGAAGGGGCAGGTAAACTGGGTGTCCAGGTTTCCAGTCATCTTTTTCTTGGGGGGAGGTTTTCTCTTGGACTTTCTGCGTCCCATCCTGTTTAATACTACatagagaaataataataatacttaagtatgaaagaatgtttattattaatatgactaCAGTTAGATAATTGCGACAGCTGAATACACGAGCACTTGTGTCATATAACAACAATAAGCACATGCAACAGCCATGAGGTTTACAGTACAAACAGACAGATCAATGTAACCTTCAACTAAATACAATCAGAATCTAAAACTAGAGTCCATCTTAAAATCCTTCTTAAATAAcattaccctactgaaaaaaccagcttaaaccagcctaggctggttggctggttttagctggttgaccagcctggttttagaggggttttggccactttcaggctggtttccagccatttccagcctggtcttagctggtcaggctggaaaatgaccagctaaaaccagcttgaccaccttgccaggctggaaggccagccaaaaccagctatgtccagcttaaaccaggctggtcaagctggttttagctggtcattttccagcctgaccagctaagaccaggctggaaaccagcctgaaagtggccaaaacccctctaaaaccaggctggtcaacagCTAAAACTAGAGTAAAACTCGTGTAAAATGCATTTCTATTACGTTAAACCACGCTGAATGAGCATTTCATCTTAAAACCGACAAAATGAACGGATAAACGTCAAACAATCTTGTTAAAACTCTTTCTAACTGGAATGTTTCTTATTCGGcagtacttttatttatttttttagtgtcATTTAGTGgtcttaacaacaacaacacatggatggaaaaacaaacaaacgaacagcTAATGCAAACATAATAGGAAATAATCCGTGCTGAAGCACTCTCTGACACATACACGAGCTCTTGAACATTTAAATAAGTATACTGTACATCAGGTGAAGAACAAATCTCTTACCAATCTGCAAAATATCACGAAGCGGCTCTCAGAGAAAAACACGCACAGCCTGCAGAGAATAAACAGAGGATTCACTTCCGCTCGGTCAAATGTGCCTTCAATCTAAAACAGCGATCTCTAACGGCAAACAACAAAAGCACAACGATACAtcgtttctttttctttccttcttttaatTAAccgttttatgtttttaattgcaACTTAAGTTACAAATATAGCAATCCTTAAACATTAAACAGGGACCATATGGACAACAATCTCGATACataatttcagcatttttttgtgtttattttaattttcaaatgaTAAATAAGTAtctatggaggacgaaacctgcaaaaacaataaataaaaacaaatacgcaaataaattaataattaattaatccacaaattcttgcataaataaaaataaataaatgaatacccaaacaaataaataagtaaataaatccatagattcctgcataaataaaacattaaataaattaataaataatatacagttgaagtcagaattattagcccccttgttgatttttttcccccaatttctgttaaacggagagattttttattagcacatttctaaacataatagttttaataactcatttctaataactgatttattttatctttgccatgatgacagtaaataatatttgactagatatttttcaagacacttttatacagctaaaagtaacatttaaaggcttaactaggttaattaggttaactaggcaggatagggtaattaggcaagttattgtataacgatggtttgttctgtagactatcgaaaacacatatagcttaacggggctaataatattgaccttaaaatggttcataaaaaattaaaaactgcttttattctagccgaaataaaacaaataagactttctccagaaaaaaaaatatatatatattatcagacatactgtgaaatcttcttgctctgttaaacgtaatttgggaaatataaaaaaaaaaaagaaaaaaaatattctggttctttatttatgcaggaatttgtagatttgtttatacatttattaatttatttattgtatttatttgtgtatatatttattgttttatttgtgtatttattcattcattcatttatttgcatatttatatatttattgtttttgcaggtttcgtcctccgtacatttttaaatatatatttttaaacaaatacatttaattaatacaatttttaattcTAACTTCTTAAATGATAGTAGTAGTATTTAAGTgacttaaaaagtaagtaaatgaaTTACTTGGTTAGTTATTTTtgcgatttttttatttttttttttatttttttttttttttttttttttttttttttttaagagtaagattaaaaataataatgcttgAAAGTTTTTAGAGTATTAGAAGTAGtgattcaaattaaattgtttttacattaatgttttattgtgcatttattttttttctttattgcaaAACAATGATCAGCAGAAATGTAATTAGTATATTATGCAAATAGTCtataaatatagtaattaatataATTAGCACCGAATTTCAAATGTATAtgcaaataattttaattagaactatttaaatgatcatataaattcatttataaattaatcAGTTAGTATCCCATATTATtgctacttattattattaagtcagATAGTTTATTAAGTACAGAAGTCATACTATCGttataataacttaataaataatgttgCCTTTTTGGTGCCTAATGCTGAGGATATAAGGTTGATCCTCAATTAATCTGGAAGCACGTTtcaacacttttaaaatgttttttatatatatttatatatcaaaatatctTATCAggcttatttaaaacaataaatattcaaTGGCAATAAAAAAGTTTAAGTCTCTGGCAAgaccattttaatgtattttacaatATGTAACAATAATACTATAACTTCGATAATTGCGTATATTACATATTGTGTTgtattgcacatttatttatattttggtgtgtgtgtgtgtgtgtgtatatatgtgagtgtatatatatatatatatatatatatatatatatatatatatatatatatatatatatatataaatatgtatgtgtatatgtatatatacataatgaAAACACAAACTTTTCTGAATCTTGACCAATAAAATCctaaaacaacaataatgttaTTGTGTAGtacaaatattaatacattttggtaACTGCAATAAagcttaaaatatataatatatatgcagtatagtcaacatttgatgtGGATCAAAACCCTTTCTTTAAAGTTgtcttaaaactatatatatatataaacatcatGCCATCATTCTTATGATTGACAGACGCTCTCTCATTAGCAAAGTAAATACACAACTACGTTTAAGAATGAATAAACGTTTGAAAGGTAGGGGGAAAATAAACTTTCAATTCCCAACATCTGagccatatatttatttatttacctgcccgcatcatttattatttatatatttatttatgcagaaatttgtggatatttgtatacatttatttatttgtttgtatatttatgcatgtatttatagATTTGTTTAATCCTTTGCTTATTTTACGTATTCATTTATTGCAGGTTTTGCCTCCATAAAAATAGCTATTCATCCATTCGTTCGTTTTATTTTCAGCCTAGatgctttattaatcaagggttgccaccgcagaatgaaccggcaaaaTAGCTATATAATGAAGTAAAAttgtgagaggggtctggatgcagacctcgtgcagtgcaatctgagctgcatccaatgctttttaatgggctcacctaaccccacccctaatcctACCCCTCACAGAgatgtcactcgctccatttgagtgcattgtgtctgacattgcatcgctaagtgatgcaatctcagcttgcatcataaagatTGCATCCAGATAGTATTGGAAATTGTTACAAACATAAAATTGCTCAAATTAAGAGTTTAAATGataaaatcttaatttaaaatattaaaataaaaactttaatagtATATTCATAACACTAAATAACCACTCCGTGtcataatgttctgttttaatgttataatgtatatatacTTAAAGCTGATATAGGTGGACTTTAGGAAGACAAACAGCTTCTTGCATCGTGATTGGTTCGTTTTCGTTCATATGTTTGGATAATAGAATGTGATTGGATGTTGAGGTCACGAGGGCGGGACTAACATGGTAGGCGTGAAATCGCGCGACAGGAGCCACAGAACATTCGTGCTCAAGAGGACAAGTTGCAGGATTCACCCAAACTGATCACACAAAACCAAGAGTAGAGAGACTGAAATAGCGGGTATGTATTTTCTATAAACCGACAGAATTTACAGTGAGAAGGAAATTGCTTAAGTGTGTCATGCTTGCGTAAGTAACAGACATTTCGTGAACGACCATTACGGAAGTCTTGAAACGCGGTGCTGGTATTGTATATTAACGGTATATACAGTAAACTGGTGCAAAAACATACGAACGGATCAAAAAACAAGCGGTTAGGATCTTAAGTGaggattatgaaagcaaaaacacTGGCTCTGTAATGAATTTGTATGTTGCTCTCATGTTATCAACATCAGTCCATGCCCAAAACTCCTCTTATCTACACTGACACACTTTACATGCATGTGCGTTCATAATGCATGTTACAAATTAACTGTGAATTGTTATGCACTATGCAGATAGGAAGATATTAATGCAAATCTCTCtcgattcagttcagttcaaaagCGCATTATTGGCATGATTCAAGTATTTGCAATGTATTGCATATTACATAAACAATGGATAAAATCgattattgattattataaaCTCGAGTGACTATATAATACAGAAATACATACAGAAATGgggaaaacacacacaattaaaggtcttttgttttagttttaactttattgtctgttctgcttggcacagaaaataattttgtctttatcaCTGGATTTAAGACAACAATTGCATTTGCATGCAATCACACAATAACAACACTCATGTCAAGACAACAACATaagttaaacttttaaaaaccAAATTAGCCCCATACATCTTACTGCAGACCGGTCTTGACAACCACCCCGTTCACTTTAAACAGTGATCTGATTTAAGACAACAACTGCAATTGGGATAAGTGACTTTTTATCAGCATTTCATCAGGCTCTAGGAATTTTAAGCCTGCTTCCTGATGGTAACATTTCCAAAGCTGAGTGAAGGGGATGTGTGTTATTTTTGAAAATCGCAACTTCTGTTTTTTCCATAAAGGAGTCAAATAGTATCTGCAATGAATGTTGTTTGTGACCAGTTATCTAACGGAGGAGACCGAGGCGCTGACTTGCCTTCTTATAAACAGCCTCTACATTACtattaaaattcagtttattgtcaataattgtgcctaaataattaatttctttgaTAAAGGCATGCAGAAATAAGAAGACCAATATGAATATTCAAAAGTGAAATTCAATTaaagagaaaatatatatatattattaaaatataacaaataaaatgtttcagaCTAATTTTGTAGGTGacttggtggcgcagtaggtagtgctgtcgcctcacagcaagaaggtctctggttcgcgcctcggctgggtcagttggcgtttctgtgtggagtttgcatgttctccctgcgttcacgtgggtttccttcgggtgctccggtttcctccacagtccaattaattctgtttatttacttgagtaaatgtgtataaatctatatttattcagtttttaaattaagtacagtaatattattgactaacatgaaTATGTTCATCCggtttatgtacaatgcagtttgtacagtaatattttctgtcttttagtagatatattataggagagacttgctttgtttatcaaataaagtgaatctaattggatttgcattttaaacattaaataaaagttaaaaagatataattttttatttcacatgttaggttttagttatgatactcccaaaataattccgcagatttttaccaaaattctccgcaaaaatagcaaaaaacgtccgcagattctgtctggccctagtgatCGGATGGTGTCTTGCAATATTTTGAATAGCTCCACTTTGCTTTGAGGTTTTAATCTTAATTAAAttgtttctttctctctctctctctctctctctctctctctctctctctaattatATACTTTCAGAAAGATAATCATGGCTACTGAGGGAGATCCGACGGACTTTGTGAAAGTTCTTCATCTGCTGGTGATTTCCTTCACTTGGGGAATGCAGGTGTGGGTGTCTTTCATAGCAGGTAAACCAATGTgtataaaaaccaaaaaaaaatactttcaatACATGCCATGTAGTCCTAATTCTGCTTTTGTCTTTCTCAGGTTTTGTGCTGATTTCTCAGGTGTCCATGCACACATTCGGTCTTGTCCAAAGTAAGTTATTCCCAGTTTATTTCTACTGTCTGCTGGGTGGTAATGCAGTCAGCCTCGCCGTATACGCTGTGTATCACCCTAGAGAACTGCTGGACTGGCATGAAGGGATACAGGTGACAGATTTTGATCTATTCATTGTTATGGGAGGGAAAAAGCTTGCTTTGCATACTATAAATGAACTGTTTAAGACATAAAGGATGTCTAATTGATAACTTCAAAAACTCTATTATAATAGTCTAgctcaggggtgcccaaactcagtcctggagggtcgatgtcctgcatagtttagctccaacttccttttaCACACCTCCCTGGAACTTCTTGTGAAGAGCgatcttgccaggtcaccttggaagaacgaactcgggagaccgcaagaacagagaacgcgtctgtgagaaatgagatgctgcattctacctgatggtcacatgactttCACGCATTTTTAACGGAAAATTTATTAAacgttacagcattcatacagcgatttattgtttatgtatatactatacataaagactttacaaatttacgttgcacaatataaataaaacagattttaatacgaatttacaaaataattacccttcatgtgtttattcctttattaagatctcatggtaatgtttatattcacctcattcagggaaactcctgagataaataagttatatctctgaactttaataataaacttgagtcggtgcctatggcgtagtggaaagtgcacggacacatgcactccggtgttcgcggCGACCCGGGTTTAATTTCTGCCTTgaggtcctgtgccgatccttttcctctctctgctcccacactttcctgtcaattctatctactgtcctgtcaaaataaaggtgaaaacccctaaaaaataattcttaaaaaaaaaataacagtaataaactTGTATTAAATGCTGCGCTTTCCACCGttagtcgcaatgacttctgggacttctagagcgagttcggtgctcaagtctgcatcgaggCGTTCTCGATATCAAGGACACATTTGGGAAGTTTCATGCATCctctgttcttgtggtcttgagtattggaactgaactttggcagttgatgatgacattacatgAGATCACGAGgatgcaagatcgctgaagaatgcatattgagaaacagccccagaaagagctttattagctgggttaggtgtgtttaattggggttggtgcttaaatatgcaggacaccagcgcTCCATGActtgagtttggacacctctgttttttaaagctttttacttAAAAGACTGGAATCCTTTTAGTGCATTATggtttggaaaaaaaacaatatatacagttaagcCCACAATTATGAATAGCCCAAATTATTAATATTCACATACATTTCAATAATTCCTATTTATTCAAAATGGttcattctgacttcaagtttTGTTTATGTGTTTGGAAATGACaaaggcttctcccaaaagacaATAAGATGGTACATAAGGCATCCTTGTGGAAAAATAATATTTCtcaagttttatttacatttgaacaaaaactttaagtcagaatttgcctgggGTATGTGTAATTTCGGGCTTGAGTCTATATATTACAGTATACTAcaataataacagaaataataaaaaaagaataaataatattctttatataaatatttgttattggccacaccatttatttttgtttgttttatcagaTTAAGTGTTTATCAGTTTAATAGTGACCTAAATAAAGTTTTCATTAGGTCTATAATTGTACCTCAATGTTGGGACAGATTCACTGCcgctagatggcgccactaaATCGATTAGTTccaaacaatataatttttcctGTAATTTAGTGACTCTTTATTCCACGTGATTAATAAAATACTAGTCAGTCAAGTAGTATGAATTTCCCTGACCAGATGTGCATGAGAATGCTCAATCACGTTTGTGCTTTTATTTCAATCCATCGCCCTGCCCTAACTCTGTGTGTGTACTCCAATGTTTGGATACCCAATATTATCATTCAGTTTGTATTGTATTCAACAGATGAGCCTGTTCTTTGTGGCTCTGATTATGGCTGGTCTGAACGCGCAGTGGTTTGGTCCGTCTGCCACAGAGAATATGCTGGTCATGCAGGAGATCGAGAAGGAGCACGGTCTGGGAAATCAAGTGGGCATGAGCTCCAGCAGGGAAGGATACACCAAACTGCGTGAACAGGACCCTAAATACAAGGAGCACAGGAGCACCTTCTACCGCTACCATGGTCTGTCCAACCTCTGCAACCTCATAGGCTTTTTCTGCATTACCGTCAATCTCATCTACCTGGCCCTCAATTTGGGAACTATATgagtacagacagacagaatttTTCAAGATGATACGTTGTCTGTTTTCTACTGTCTAGTTTTTGAAGTGTAACAATAAGGCTTCTAGTTTTTATATCGAAACACCAAGGATGATGACTATCACAGTAATGATTGCTGAGGGACAGTTCATCcgaaaataaaaattctgtcataaaaTAATCACCCTGTAATTGTTTAAGacctgcttgagtttcttctgtttaacacaatatgagatattttgaagaaagctggaaagcagtagccattgacttccattgtatttgcaaccatggaaatcaatggttacaggttttcagcttccttcaTAATATCTcctattgtgtttaacagaagttagaaatgtacattattttttttttttatgttatagacttattccaaaatgaattaaattaatttatttcctcaaatttctacacacaataccccataatgacaatgtgagaaaaaaaattgaaattgttgcaaatttattaaaaataaaaaccctgaaaattcacgttcataagtattcacagcctttgccgtgaagctctaaattgagctcaggtaaattctgtttccactgaccattcttgagatgttttagcagcttaattggagttcacctgtggtaaattcagttgactggacataatttgaaaaggcatacacctgtctatataaggtcccagggttgacagtgcatgccaaagcacaaaccaagcatgaagacaaaggaagacaggattgtcttgaggcacaggGGGAAGCTCTGAATGTTCCAATGAGCAcaatggcctccatcatccgtaagtgggagatgtttggaaccaccaggactcttcctagagctggccggccatctaagctgagtgattgagGGAGAAGGGCcatagtcagggaggtgatcaataacccgatggtcactctgtctgagctccagcgttcctCTGTGGAgggaggagaaccttacagaaggacaatcatctgtgcagcaatccaccaatcaggcctgtatggtagagtggccagacagaagccactccccgcctggaatttgccaaaaggcatctgaaggattctcaaaccataagaaacaaaattctctggtctgatgagactaaaattgaactgtttggagtgaatgccaggcgtcacatttggagaaaaccaggcaccgctcatcaccaggctaataccatccctacagtgaagcatggtggtggcagcatcatgctgtggggatgtttttcagcagcaggaactggaagactagtcaggatagagggaaaga from Danio aesculapii chromosome 3, fDanAes4.1, whole genome shotgun sequence harbors:
- the elof1 gene encoding transcription elongation factor 1 homolog, translated to MGRRKSKRKPPPKKKMTGNLDTQFTCPFCNHEKSCDVKMERSRNTGIISCTVCLEEFQTPITYLSEPVDVYSDWIDACEAANQ
- the tmem205 gene encoding transmembrane protein 205, translated to MATEGDPTDFVKVLHLLVISFTWGMQVWVSFIAGFVLISQVSMHTFGLVQSKLFPVYFYCLLGGNAVSLAVYAVYHPRELLDWHEGIQMSLFFVALIMAGLNAQWFGPSATENMLVMQEIEKEHGLGNQVGMSSSREGYTKLREQDPKYKEHRSTFYRYHGLSNLCNLIGFFCITVNLIYLALNLGTI